The genomic stretch CAGGACGTTTTAAAAGCTCTGAAATAGGGGAACTCATAGAGGATTCAATGATTTCAATCAATTTTTCACCATCGATGTATTCCTTTTCAGGAACTTCTATTAAGATGGTTCCCACTCCTCTTTGGTTGTGAGAAGCGAAAGTTACAGTGTCCAATACTTTTTCACATGTTTCTTCATCTAAGAATTTTAATAAGTTGCTTTTATCTACTTCTCTTACAGATTCCTGTGCACATGGACAGACAGTCATTCCAACAACTTCAGCACCAATAGCTTTTCTAATGGTGATGGTTCCATCATCTTCACGGATGCCAACAGCATTAGCTATTAATTTAGCCATTTCTTGGGATCTATTGTCAGTTACTGGGGACTCTTTCATAAACATGTAGTCACTAACCATGTTCACTTCAACACGTTTAGCGTATTCATGCTTTTCAAGCATCCTATTTACGATATCTGCACAGAGTGATTCAACACCACCGGATGCACCTTTAGCAACTTCATCAACAACTTCACTGATAGCTTCAGGAGTTCTAGACATATGTGTACCTTTTTGAGTGCTTGGCAAATCTACAAAAGCATCAAAAGTAGGTAGTAATATGATTGGTCTTTTTTCTTTTCTTTTAAGAGTTAAAAGTTTTTTGACGCCAGTAACACCTACTCTACTTAAGTGAATAGGGATACGTGGTTCATCATCTTGTGTGTCTGGGAGACAAACTACCATTTTTGTTTACCTTCTTTAGTTTATTAAAAATAAATATTATTTTTTTATTACAACAATTTTTACAATTAATCATTGTTTTTTAATTTTTATAATAAAATAAATAGTTTTTATTTTCTATATTTAAAATAATATTATTGTATGTTTATATATTTTTTGTATAAATGTTTAATATAATTTTCTATATTAAATTATTTTTTAAGGGTATTTTATTGATTTGTTTATGAAATAGTGTAGGAATGGTGTAGGAATAATGTAAGAATAGCATATAAATAGAATAGAAATAGTATGAAAATTATAAAAAAAGATTAAAAATAGAAATTTTTAAAGGGGTTAAATAAAGGGGTAATAATAATTAAAATAATTTTATAATTATTGAAAGGGGTTTAATTATAAAAATTATTTAATTACTATTATCAATTTTAAAAATTAACTTAAAGCTAGAGGATATTAGCAGATCCAATATCTTCTTTTACTATGTTAAGCACAGTTTGTGTAATTGTTTTTTCAATACAGCCTGATTTAAGCAATTCTTTAAGGAATTTGTCTAATTCATCGGTATCTTTAAATTTAGCAATTACAATAGCGTCATATTGACCGGTAACGTCATAAAGTCCAACAACATTTTTGTTGTTTGAGATTTCAGCTTCCCAAGCTTCCAATTCTTGACCTTTAACATTAACGCCAATAATGCTTGTAAGCGCATAACCTAATTTTTTATGGTTTAATACAGGTGCGAATTTTTCAATTACACCAGATTTAAGCATTTTATCGATACGATTGTGTACAGTTCCTACAGAAATTCCTAAATCACGTGATATTTGTCTGTATGAAATTCTAACATCATCATTGATGATTTTTAGAATTTTAATATCAGTTTCGTCCAATTTGATTATTTCATCGTTCTTTTTTGCACACATGATTTTCACTTTTTTTATTTTTTCTTGCATTGCAATTTTTAAAGGGGGTTTTAAATCAATTGCAATTCAAGTTTCGTGTTAAATAGTTTATATTAAGTATAACAATATTAAGTTTGTTATAATTTATATATAAAACTTTTCTTATTTTTCTTATTTTTTTCTAATTTTTGATAAATTTAATTATTATTTGATTATTTTATTTGATATTAAATATTTTTAAATTAAATTTTATTTAAAATATTTAAAGTATATTTTACTAATTCTTTGTTCTTAATTTTTAATTTTAGAATGTTTATTTTAATATAATCGCCTAATCTTCAATTAAATCAATTTTAAGCCACTATCCTTATCTAAAATACTTAATTAAGTATAGTTTGCATTTTTCTATTTTGCCAATTCCGTGATTATGTCCATCAATTCCTTATTGCTTGCATTGGTCTTTATACCGAGAGGACTGTAATGGGTTTTCACTGCAACGAACCCTTCTTCCTCAAGCTTATCGAATACCTTGTCAAACTTAGGGGCGCTGATCTTTAAGGCTCTGCATACTTTGTGGATATCGTAGAATGTGCTTGGTGCATTTGCCTCTATCTTACAGGAATTCAATAGCTTTAAGACATTATCCTTTTGGTTAAGATTCTTTTCCTCAGCTATTTCTATCATGGAATCAATGAATTCTTCATTTTGTATAGGTCCTAGCCACATTGGGCCTGCCACTATCAATTTTTCACCGCATTCAGGACAGAATTCTGGAATGCTTGATGCAAGACCTTTGTACTCGCTTCTATGAAGGCAATGTTTACAATGTGCAATATATCCAATGTTTTTTAATGATTCATCAGTAGCTTTGGAGCCTTTTCTTACTTTCAGGTATGTTCTCATGTAATGCTCACTGCTATGTGACATTTTAACTTCAATGTATTTCTGATACTTTGCAAGGGTGAGCGCAGCAAATCCAATGAGAATTCTAATACCATTTTCATGGCAATATTCGCTTTTGTATGGTTGCGCATTATATTTTCTAATGCAAGGCTCTTCATATGTTCCGCAAAGGCATGATGTGTCTGTTGCTGTTAAGCAAAGAAGGGAATCCCTTTTAAGGTTATATCCTGCAGAGTCCACAAATGGTGAAGGGGTTCCAAATGGGTCAATGTCAATGACATCAAATCTTCCCATATTGCTTCTCAATTCGTTGTTTGCTTCCTTTTGATCTATTTCAACTTCAACATCATTAAGTTCTGCATTGATTCTGGTAAATTCATTGGCAAGTGGGCTGATGTCATTTATTGAAACATCACCAACTCCATCAATTTCCTTTTTATAGCGTATTCCTCTTATTCCGCTTCCTCCAAAAAGGTCGCAAATGTTTATTTCCCTATCCACTTCCCTTTGGTATGCCTGGAGTGCAAGGATTGAATTGTCCCTATTGAATTCCATTCGAGGATTATAAAAAACAGGAGCATCAGATGAAACCTTATCAAAATCAGGGAATTTTATTTGAACTTTACCCTCTTCGATGATTTTTAATTCATCTTCACCATACTCCCTTATTTCGGTGTTGTAGTTATTTTGATAATTGTTATTTTGATTATTTTCCATAATTTTGCCTTTTTTGATTATAATTGGTTTAATAATTCTTTTATTTATTATTAGATTAATATTTTAATTAATATTTATTTTTCATTTTATTTAAATAAATTTAGAATTTTAAGTAAAACTAATATAAGATTAAGAATAAATAGATATTATAAACTATTTAACTAAACTATTGAAAATAATATAATTTCAATTAGTTAATTTTTATTAGTTAATTTTATTAGTTAATTTTTTAAATTTATTAAATAATTTATTTTATTCATTTTAGGTGAAAATATGGCAGACATTAAAGTTTCAATAGCTAGTCCTGTTATTGAAGAAGAGGAAATAAATGCAGTAATTGATGTAATGAAATCTGGTATGATTGCACAAGGACCAAAGGTAATTGAATTTGAAGAAGAATTTGCAAAATATGTAGGTGCAAAGTATGGAATTGCAACCAATTCCGGAACTTCTGCATTGCATGTAGCTCTTTTAGCCGCTGGAATTGGCGAAGGAGATGAAGTTATTACAACCCCATTCACATTTGCAGCTACTGGAAACTCCATCTTATACACTGGAGCTCGCCCGGTCTTTGTTGATATAGACCCTGAAACCTTTACCATTGACCCTGCAAAGATTGAAGAAGCAATCACTGACAAGACTAAAGCTATCATGCCTGTTCAATTGTATGGTCAAGCTGCAGATATGGAACCTATAATGAAAATCGCAAAAGAGCATGACTTGATTGTCATTGAAGATGCAGCTCAAGCGCATGGTGCTGAATACAATGGTGAAAAGGTAGGTAACCTTGGAGACATGGCTTGTTTCAGTTTCTATCCTACCAAAAACATGACCACAAGTGAAGGTGGTATGATCACCACTAACAATGAGGAATTTGCAGAAAACGCAAAGGTCTTTAGAGCTCATGGTTCAGCTACCAAATATCATCATGACGTTTTAGGTTATAACTTCAGGATGACTGACATTGCTGCAGCTATTGGTTTAGAGCAACTTAAGAAAATAGACTCATTCAATGCAAAAAGAATTGAAAATGCTAAATGCCTTAATGAAGGTTTAAAGGATATTGAACCAATTGAAACTCCAGTTTTAAAAGATGGTTGCAAGCATGTTTACCACCAATACACAATCAAGATTAAAGATGGAAAAAGAGATGAATTGTCTGATTATTTAATTCAAAATGGTATTGGTAATGGTATTTACTATCCAATTCCTCTTTATGATCAAGTTCTTTATAAGGAATTAGGTTACGATCAAGCTCTTCCAGTAACTGATGAAATAGTAGAAGAAGTTTTATCTCTTCCTATTCATGCAAAGCTTACTCAAGAAGACTTAGATTATATTATCAAAACAATTAAAGAATTCTTTTAAATGATTTCTTTAATTAATTTTTATTTTTTCTTTTTTTAATTTCTTTTATTAATATTTTAATTTAATTTTTCTTATTTTTCACATTCTATTTTTTACAGATTTTACTTTTTCTTCTAATGTTCTGTTTTCCTTATCTCCCCTATCATCTATTTTCAAAACAGTGTAAACCCTTGGTACTCCCATTTCAAAAATAGATTCCTGAACTTCTCCACAAACTTCATATAATTTTTTCAAGTCTTCAGTTTCAATTTGAGTTCCCATAGCGGTTATTTGATAGTTCAAGCCACTTTTTTCAATAATTTGAGCTGCTTTAGCAACATATTTGCCAACACTGGACTCTTCAATTCCCATAGGTATAATACATAAATCTGCTGTAATCATAGTTTACTTTTTATACTTTGTATGATATAAAATTTAATAGAAAAACTTTTTTTAAGAAAAATTTAAATTGTTTTGTTTTAATTTTAAGTGATATTATGAGTATAAAAAAAGAAGAGTTTAATGAAATGATTTTCACTAGAATCAATGATTTGATCAAAGAATATGAATTGATTAAAGAGGGTGAAAAAATAGCTATTGCATTGTCTGGAGGTAAAGACAGTGTCTTGACTCTTCATGCACTTAAAAATTACCATGACATTTGTGGCTTTGATTTTGAGCTTGTTGCCATTTCTGTTGATGAGGGAATAGAAGGCTATCGCCAACATGGAATTGATGCAGCAGTAAACAATGCAAAAATGTTGGATATTCCACTTATTCAAAAATCCTTTAAGGATGAGGAAGGATTTGCATTGGATGACATTTATTCTTATTTTAAAAGCGCTTGCATTCCATGTGGAGTCTTTAGAAGAAATATCTTAAATAAAACAGCTTATGAAATAGGTGCTGATAAGATAGCTACTGGACATAATCTTGATGATGAGATTCAATCATTTTTAATGAGCTTTTCAAGAGGGGATACCGTAAAATTCTCTAAATTTGGCCCAGAATTAGATCAAATTCATGAAAAGCTGATTCCAAGAATAAAGCCATTATGGAACACTCCAGAAAAAGAGGTAGGCATGTGGGCAATCCTAAATGGAATTGAAATTCATTTGGATGAATGTCCTTATTCTAATCTTTCATTAAGGGCTAAGATTAAGGAGTTTTTAAACAATACAGAATCCAAACATCCTGGAACAAAGGAAAATGTGTTGAATTCATTTATTAAAACACTTGATGTTGAGAATATTAGGACAGTGTTAAATGAATGTGAAAGGTGTGGTGAACCAACATCCGGTAAAATATGTAAGGCTTGTGAAATAAAAGAAACAATTTGGGAAAACATGTAGTCTGCTTTCCTTGCTTTTTTCTTTTTTTCAATGATTAGTATTTTTAATCTTTTTTAGATTATTAAGTTTTAATCTTTTTTTATCTATATCTTCTGTTTCTTTTTCTTCTTCTTTTTCTATAAATTCTATTTTTAACAAGTTTTATAATCTTAAGCATTATAAAGAATAAAATTGCTATGAGGATTATAATTCCGATGATTATTAAGCTTATTTCTAGATTGCTTAATTTGTTTTTATCATTTTCAAAGCTAATGGAACCTATTTTTTTATAATTTGGAGCTATTGGTATATCTTTGGCTTTTATAGTTTCATTATTAAGGATTATATTGTCAATACAGCCAGTATAATTTTTCCCAACAAAGGTTCCATCTTCATTGGCGACATAAATGTCAGTTGTATTGTTATCATTAGTTAAATGAACATCATATGCAATTATTTCACGCCTATCTAATCCATAACGATCAGTTTGGGATAAATTAACCATTTCTTTGATTCTATCTTTTATGTTTAATGAAATATTGCCTCTTCTGGATAATTCATAATCATTTGGAATGGATATGTATTCTCCAGGGATTAATTTTCCTGTTTTCAACTTGGTAGGTGTTGCAAATCCATAATTTCCATTAGGGGCTTTTATGACTACATGCCCTCTCCCATAATGTTTTTTAATCTCTTGAATTTCAGCCAAATACTTCTCTGAGATGCTGTAATCTTCTGTAATCATTTTTGCAGTGATGTTTTCACATCTTTCACTGTCGATTCCATCATCTATTCCTCCTAAACCAATTACCCAACCTGAATTAGTTATGATCACATGATTGAAATATTTATTTTTGGTTTTATACTGTTTTATGGCAGGAATTTCGTGCCAAGTAGTTTTTTCAACAAAAATATCCGCTTCATAATTGGAATCTCTTCTATAAGACATTAATGTATCATTGTCTTCCAATTGCATAACTATTGAACAGCATCCAAAATTATTTGTTTCATTGGATAAGATAGATGTTAAATCAGTATTTGATGGATTATACACCAAATCACTATTTTGATGATTCGGTGCGAGATTCACAGTAGCTATTGAAATAAAAATTGTAAAAATCGCTATTGCAAAAATTCTTTTATTCAATTTCATATAAATCCCATTTGTCTTTGACAAATTTTTATTTTTTAAAAAAAGAAAAGAAATTAATGAATAATTAATTTCTTATAATGACAAACGCCATATAGAGTATGAATAAGGCAACTAATATTGCACCTTCTTTTTTATCCACTTCATTTTGACTATAAGCGAATATTGCACCGATTATAGTAATCACTGTCATTAAAGCAATATCAGTTACCATTTCCGGTGCAATAGGTAATGGCATGATTGCACTGCTTACACCTAAAATGAATAAGATATTAAAGATGCTTGATCCAAGCACGTTACCGATTACAATACCATTGTCCCCTTTTTTAAGTGCAGTTACAGATGTAACAAGTTCAGGCAAGGAAGTTCCTATTGCAACAATGGTAAGACCAATAAGCGCATCACTTAATCCGAATGCACTAGCAATGAAACTTGCACCATCCACAACCAAATCAGAACCTATAATGATACCTGCAATACCTAGAATAATGTAAATGAATGATTTTGGCATTGAAAGTTTCACTTCAATCTCTTCTGACATAGCTTCCTTATCTTTTCTTGCTTCCTGTACAAGACGATAAACATAAGCGATAATGATAATCAAGAAGATTATACCACAGAGTCTGCTTAGTTGTCCAAATAGGACCGCTATAACAAGTAATCCTATTGTGGAGATGACTAAAAATGGGAAATCTCTTTTAATTAGAATTTTATCTACAGTCAAGGTTCCAAGCAATGCAGAAATACCTACTACTGCTAAAATATTGAAGATATTACTACCTACAACGTTTCCTAAGGATAATGCATTGGTTCCAGCAAATGCTGAAGTAATTGAAACTGCAGCTTCAGGTGCACTTGTACCAAATGCAACAATTGTCAAACCTACGATGATGGTAGGTATCTTTAAATTGTATGCAACATTACTTGCACCATCTACAAATACATCTGCACCTTTTATTAAAAGCACAAATCCTATTATAAGTAAAATAATTTGAATAATTAATTCCATTATTATTCTCCTAATCCTCTTTGCTTTCAAGATCCAATTTATTTGCATCCTCTTCGTTGACGGTTACCAAGATCTTATCAATATGGTTTGCATCCATATCCATAATCTCAAAGGTAAACTTGCCTTCATGGAATATTTCACCTGTATCTGGGATTTTGCCTGCATGTGAAAGGATGAATCCTGCAATGGTTGTGTATCCGTCTTCAACTTCATTTGGCATTTCCTTTTCAATTTCAAACAAGTCCTTAAAGTCTTCAATAGAGAATCTGCCGTCAATTAACCATGAATTGTCTTTTCTTTCAATTGCTTTAGGATCATCTTCCTCATCGATACCCGGAATGTCTCCTACGATTCCTTCAAGAAGGTCATTCAATGTAATCAATCCTGCAACACTTCCGAATTCATCTACAACAAGCACCATATGGACATATTCCCTATTTTCCTTGAACTCTTGAAGCAAGTCCATTGCAAGCATGTTTTCAGGAACAACCAATGGAGATTTGATGGTTTCTTTAATATTTATTTCTTTACCTGAGAAGATTTCACTTAATAGGTCTTTAGCTTGAACTACACCGATGAAATCATCCAACTCTCCTTCAGCTACAGGGAAGATGGATCTTTTACTGCTAATGATTCTTTCCTTGTTTTCTTCCATGTCATCTTCCAAATCTATCCAGATGATTTCACTTCTTGGAGTCATTATCATATCCACTTTTTGGTCATCTAAACGGAACACCCTTTTGATGATGTCTTCTTCCTCTTCAGCAATGGTTCCGTCTTCAATACCTTCTTCAATAAGTAATTTGACTTCCTCTTCGGTTACAACATCCTCTTTTGGCTTGGAGCCAACAATTCTAAGTGCAAGGTTGGTTGAACTGTCAAGCAATCTGACAACCGGCTTGCAGATCCATGAACTTACTTGCATGAATTTTGCAGTTTGCAATGAATATCCCTCAGGGTCATTTAATGCCATTCTTTTAGGTACAATTTCACCAATCAAGATTGTGAAGTATGTAGTTACAAGAATAACAAATATGAAGCTTAATTGGTAACTGTAAGGAATGTATGGGCTTAAAAAATTACCCATAGGTTCAGAAAAAGTAGTTCCACCAATTGCCCCTGTGATAATTGCAGTAAATGTTATACCAATTTGTACAGTGGATAAGAAGTCACTGACATTATCCATAAAGTCTAAAACAAGTAATGCTCTTTTATTCCCTTCATCTGCGATTTTTTGCATCCTGATTCTTCTAGTGGATACAACAGCAATTTCTGCAAGGGAGAAAAGTCCATTAAGCACAATTAAAATTATTATTACTAAAATTTCAATTCCTATAATTATCGAGTCCATTTCCATTAAGTCCTTAAACAATTTATAATTTAAAATTTTTAATTAAAAATAAATATTTCTTTATATTGTATTTTATCTATATTTATATAAAGTTTTTTTTATAAGCAATAATGATATTTATTAATTCTATTTATAAATTTAATGTTTTTTTAGCATTTGAATTGCATTATTTTTATAATTTTTTAATAATTTTGCTATATTTTACATAATTTTGGTAATATTTTAATGATTATTAAATTATTATGTGGAAAAAATTTGATTATAATTCTTTCATTTTTCTATCTATTTGATTGAGGAACTTATTCTGTTTAAATTCCTCTGCAGTGCTGAACATTGACCCTCCATAGATTTCCTCTTGCATCTTTTGAACGGCATATGTTGCATCTTCTGCAGTTTCCACCCTTTGAAGGATTCTGCGACTTTTCACCTTGATGGTTTTTCCACAAGTGCATTTTCTTGTAGCAACACCTTTTTTAGCATATAAAACCCTTCCACAGTCGCATCTGAATATCAAATACATATTTTTAACCTCCAAAAATCTTCATGAATAGTGGAATAAACACTTGTGAAGGCAAGATTACTAGAGTGGCAATGCTCACTCCAAGGTTTGTTCCAACAACCACAAGCAAGATTCTAATGATATTGTTATTCCATAAGTCTCTAAAGCTTTCTATTTTACCTAAATTGTTAATGTCCTGTTTTCTCACTCTTCTGAATTTAGCTTCTGCAAGTCCTGAGAACCATCCTGCAGCAAGCAATGGGTGAATGATGGTAAGGGGAGCAACTAATCCTCCAATGATTGCAGATTGGATTTTAGACCCAGAGACAATTGAACCTATAAAACCCATAATCATGCTGATTACAACAAATTGTACAATATCCCCTTCTATATGGATTCCAT from uncultured Methanobrevibacter sp. encodes the following:
- the mptA gene encoding GTP cyclohydrolase MptA, which produces MVVCLPDTQDDEPRIPIHLSRVGVTGVKKLLTLKRKEKRPIILLPTFDAFVDLPSTQKGTHMSRTPEAISEVVDEVAKGASGGVESLCADIVNRMLEKHEYAKRVEVNMVSDYMFMKESPVTDNRSQEMAKLIANAVGIREDDGTITIRKAIGAEVVGMTVCPCAQESVREVDKSNLLKFLDEETCEKVLDTVTFASHNQRGVGTILIEVPEKEYIDGEKLIEIIESSMSSPISELLKRPDENAVVMNAHKNPVFVEDCVRTMNEKILEEFSYLPDDTLITTRQENHESIHRHNAYAEKVSTLGSLKEELNL
- a CDS encoding Lrp/AsnC family transcriptional regulator, producing MCAKKNDEIIKLDETDIKILKIINDDVRISYRQISRDLGISVGTVHNRIDKMLKSGVIEKFAPVLNHKKLGYALTSIIGVNVKGQELEAWEAEISNNKNVVGLYDVTGQYDAIVIAKFKDTDELDKFLKELLKSGCIEKTITQTVLNIVKEDIGSANIL
- a CDS encoding tRNA (guanine(10)-N(2))-dimethyltransferase; its protein translation is MENNQNNNYQNNYNTEIREYGEDELKIIEEGKVQIKFPDFDKVSSDAPVFYNPRMEFNRDNSILALQAYQREVDREINICDLFGGSGIRGIRYKKEIDGVGDVSINDISPLANEFTRINAELNDVEVEIDQKEANNELRSNMGRFDVIDIDPFGTPSPFVDSAGYNLKRDSLLCLTATDTSCLCGTYEEPCIRKYNAQPYKSEYCHENGIRILIGFAALTLAKYQKYIEVKMSHSSEHYMRTYLKVRKGSKATDESLKNIGYIAHCKHCLHRSEYKGLASSIPEFCPECGEKLIVAGPMWLGPIQNEEFIDSMIEIAEEKNLNQKDNVLKLLNSCKIEANAPSTFYDIHKVCRALKISAPKFDKVFDKLEEEGFVAVKTHYSPLGIKTNASNKELMDIITELAK
- a CDS encoding DegT/DnrJ/EryC1/StrS aminotransferase family protein, translated to MADIKVSIASPVIEEEEINAVIDVMKSGMIAQGPKVIEFEEEFAKYVGAKYGIATNSGTSALHVALLAAGIGEGDEVITTPFTFAATGNSILYTGARPVFVDIDPETFTIDPAKIEEAITDKTKAIMPVQLYGQAADMEPIMKIAKEHDLIVIEDAAQAHGAEYNGEKVGNLGDMACFSFYPTKNMTTSEGGMITTNNEEFAENAKVFRAHGSATKYHHDVLGYNFRMTDIAAAIGLEQLKKIDSFNAKRIENAKCLNEGLKDIEPIETPVLKDGCKHVYHQYTIKIKDGKRDELSDYLIQNGIGNGIYYPIPLYDQVLYKELGYDQALPVTDEIVEEVLSLPIHAKLTQEDLDYIIKTIKEFF
- a CDS encoding MTH1187 family thiamine-binding protein — translated: MITADLCIIPMGIEESSVGKYVAKAAQIIEKSGLNYQITAMGTQIETEDLKKLYEVCGEVQESIFEMGVPRVYTVLKIDDRGDKENRTLEEKVKSVKNRM
- a CDS encoding TIGR00269 family protein, with product MSIKKEEFNEMIFTRINDLIKEYELIKEGEKIAIALSGGKDSVLTLHALKNYHDICGFDFELVAISVDEGIEGYRQHGIDAAVNNAKMLDIPLIQKSFKDEEGFALDDIYSYFKSACIPCGVFRRNILNKTAYEIGADKIATGHNLDDEIQSFLMSFSRGDTVKFSKFGPELDQIHEKLIPRIKPLWNTPEKEVGMWAILNGIEIHLDECPYSNLSLRAKIKEFLNNTESKHPGTKENVLNSFIKTLDVENIRTVLNECERCGEPTSGKICKACEIKETIWENM
- a CDS encoding calcium/sodium antiporter, which produces MELIIQIILLIIGFVLLIKGADVFVDGASNVAYNLKIPTIIVGLTIVAFGTSAPEAAVSITSAFAGTNALSLGNVVGSNIFNILAVVGISALLGTLTVDKILIKRDFPFLVISTIGLLVIAVLFGQLSRLCGIIFLIIIIAYVYRLVQEARKDKEAMSEEIEVKLSMPKSFIYIILGIAGIIIGSDLVVDGASFIASAFGLSDALIGLTIVAIGTSLPELVTSVTALKKGDNGIVIGNVLGSSIFNILFILGVSSAIMPLPIAPEMVTDIALMTVITIIGAIFAYSQNEVDKKEGAILVALFILYMAFVIIRN
- a CDS encoding hemolysin family protein translates to MEMDSIIIGIEILVIIILIVLNGLFSLAEIAVVSTRRIRMQKIADEGNKRALLVLDFMDNVSDFLSTVQIGITFTAIITGAIGGTTFSEPMGNFLSPYIPYSYQLSFIFVILVTTYFTILIGEIVPKRMALNDPEGYSLQTAKFMQVSSWICKPVVRLLDSSTNLALRIVGSKPKEDVVTEEEVKLLIEEGIEDGTIAEEEEDIIKRVFRLDDQKVDMIMTPRSEIIWIDLEDDMEENKERIISSKRSIFPVAEGELDDFIGVVQAKDLLSEIFSGKEINIKETIKSPLVVPENMLAMDLLQEFKENREYVHMVLVVDEFGSVAGLITLNDLLEGIVGDIPGIDEEDDPKAIERKDNSWLIDGRFSIEDFKDLFEIEKEMPNEVEDGYTTIAGFILSHAGKIPDTGEIFHEGKFTFEIMDMDANHIDKILVTVNEEDANKLDLESKED
- a CDS encoding DUF1922 domain-containing protein, yielding MYLIFRCDCGRVLYAKKGVATRKCTCGKTIKVKSRRILQRVETAEDATYAVQKMQEEIYGGSMFSTAEEFKQNKFLNQIDRKMKEL